Proteins from a genomic interval of Chionomys nivalis chromosome 7, mChiNiv1.1, whole genome shotgun sequence:
- the Epn3 gene encoding epsin-3 isoform X2, with the protein MTTSALRRQVKNIVHNYSEAEVKVREATSNDPWGPPSSLMSEIADLTFNTVAFAEVMGMLWRRLNDSGKNWRHVYKALTLLDYLLKTGSERVAHQCRENLYTIQTLKDFQYIDRDGKDQGVNVREKVKQVMALLKDEERLRQERTHALKTKERMALEGMGIGSGQLGFSRRSRGSPSSYTSASSSPRYASDLEQARPQTSGEEELQLQLALAMSREEAEKGVRSWKEDDSPVANGAEPAGHRRRDREPGREERKEEEKLKTSQSSILDLADIFAPAPALPSTHCSADPWDIPGLRPNTEPSGSSWGPSADPWSPVPSGHALSRSQPWDLLPTLSSSEPWGRTPVLPAGSPMADPWAPSSPNRKLPSTGTDPWGASLETSDASALGGASSFDPFAKPLESTEPKESLDGAQALATGKSSSPVELDPFGDTSPSCKQNGMKDSEALDLGVLGEALQSGKESRPCRTPESFLGPSASSLVNLDSLVKTPLAARTRNPFLTGLGAPSPTNPFGAGEQGRPTLNQMRTGSPALGLPVGPVGAPLGSMTYSASLPLPLSSVPVGATLPASISVFPQAGAFAPPPASLPQPLLPTSGPAGPLPPQAGTNPFL; encoded by the exons ATGACAACCTCTGCGCTCCGCCGCCAGGTGAAGAACATTGTGCACAACTACTCAGAGGCTGAGGTCAAGGTGCGCGAGGCCACCAGCAATGACCCCTGGGGCCCACCCAGTTCCCTCATGTCAGAGATTGCTGACCTGACCTTCAACACAGTGGCCTTTGCTGAGGTCATGGGCATGCTGTGGCGGAGGCTCAATGACAGCGGTAAGAACTGGCGACATGTATACAAGGCTTTGACACTGCTGGACTACCTGCTCAAGACGGGCTCGGAGCGCGTGGCCCACCAATGCCGTGAGAACCTCTACACCATCCAGACACTCAAGGACTTCCAGTACATTGACCGTGATGGCAAGGACCAAGGCGTCAACGTTCGGGAGAAGGTCAAGCAGGTGATGGCTCTGCTCAAAGATGAGGAGCGCCTGCGGCAAGAGCGAACCCACGCTCTCAAGACCAAAGAGAGAATGGCCCTGGAAGGCATGGGCATTGGCAGCGGGCAGCTGGGCTTCAGCCGAAGATCTCGgggctccccctcctcctacaccT CGGCATCCTCATCCCCGCGCTATGCCTCAGACCTGGAGCAGGCACGGCCCCAGACGTCTGGAGAAGAAGAACTGCAGCTGCAGCTGGCCTTGGCCATGAGCCGTGAGGAGGCTGAAAAG GGAGTGAGGTCCTGGAAGGAAGATGACTCTCCAGTGGCGAATGGCGCAGAACCTGCTGGCCATCGGCGGCGGGACAGAGAGcctgggagagaagagagaaaggaggaggagaagctgaAAACTAGTCAG TCCTCCATCCTGGACTTGGCGGACATCTTCGCACCTGCCCCAGCCCTGCCTTCCACACACTGCTCTGCTGACCCATGGGACATCCCAG gtcTCAGGCCGAACACTGAGCCAAGTGGCTCTTCCTGGGGACCTTCGGCAGACCCCTGGTCTCCAGTTCCCTCTGGACATGCCCTGTCCCGAAGCCAGCCTTGGGATTTGCTTCCTACTCTTTCCTCTTCCGAGCCCTGGGGCAGGACCCCAGTGCTGCCTGCCGGATCCCCCATGGCAGACCCCTGGGCACCAAGCTCCCCCAACCGCaaactccccagcactggaacaGACCCTTGGGGGGCCTCTCTGGAGACTTCTGATGCCTCTG CTCTAGGTGGTGCCTCGTCCTTCGACCCATTTGCCAAACCTCTGGAATCCACAGAGCCGAAGGAGAGCCTGGACGGTGCCCAGGCCCTGGCCACGGGAAAGTCTAGCAGTCCTGTGG AACTAGACCCATTTGGAGACACCAGTCCCAGTTGCAAGCAAAATGGCATGAAGGACTCTGAAGCCCTTGATCTGGGTGTTCTAGGGGAGGCGctgcagtcaggaaaggagtcgCGCCCCTGCCGGACTCCGGAGTCCTTCCTGGGCCCCTCCGCCTCTTCTTTGGTCAACCTGGACTCACTAGTCAAGACACCCCTGGCTGCAAGGACCCGGAACCCCTTCCTGACAG GTCTGGGTGCTCCGTCCCCAACTAACCCGTTTGGCGCGGGCGAGCAGGGCAGGCCAACCCTGAACCAGATGCGCACCGGCTCGCCCGCGCTGGGTCTGCCGGTGGGACCCGTCGGGGCGCCCTTGGGCTCCATGACCTACAGCGCCTCCCTGCCCCTCCCGCTCAGTAGCGTGCCGGTCGGCGCGACCCTCCCCGCCTCGATCAGCGTCTTCCCGCAAGCCGGAGCCTTCGCCCCGCCGCCCGCGAGTCTGCCTCAGCCGCTGCTGCCCACGTCTGGCCCGGCGGGACCTCTGCCCCCGCAGGCTGGCACCAATCCCTTCCTTTGA
- the Epn3 gene encoding epsin-3 isoform X1, whose product MTTSALRRQVKNIVHNYSEAEVKVREATSNDPWGPPSSLMSEIADLTFNTVAFAEVMGMLWRRLNDSGKNWRHVYKALTLLDYLLKTGSERVAHQCRENLYTIQTLKDFQYIDRDGKDQGVNVREKVKQVMALLKDEERLRQERTHALKTKERMALEGMGIGSGQLGFSRRSRGSPSSYTSASSSPRYASDLEQARPQTSGEEELQLQLALAMSREEAEKPVPPASHRDEDLQLQLALSLSRQEHEKGVRSWKEDDSPVANGAEPAGHRRRDREPGREERKEEEKLKTSQSSILDLADIFAPAPALPSTHCSADPWDIPGLRPNTEPSGSSWGPSADPWSPVPSGHALSRSQPWDLLPTLSSSEPWGRTPVLPAGSPMADPWAPSSPNRKLPSTGTDPWGASLETSDASALGGASSFDPFAKPLESTEPKESLDGAQALATGKSSSPVELDPFGDTSPSCKQNGMKDSEALDLGVLGEALQSGKESRPCRTPESFLGPSASSLVNLDSLVKTPLAARTRNPFLTGLGAPSPTNPFGAGEQGRPTLNQMRTGSPALGLPVGPVGAPLGSMTYSASLPLPLSSVPVGATLPASISVFPQAGAFAPPPASLPQPLLPTSGPAGPLPPQAGTNPFL is encoded by the exons ATGACAACCTCTGCGCTCCGCCGCCAGGTGAAGAACATTGTGCACAACTACTCAGAGGCTGAGGTCAAGGTGCGCGAGGCCACCAGCAATGACCCCTGGGGCCCACCCAGTTCCCTCATGTCAGAGATTGCTGACCTGACCTTCAACACAGTGGCCTTTGCTGAGGTCATGGGCATGCTGTGGCGGAGGCTCAATGACAGCGGTAAGAACTGGCGACATGTATACAAGGCTTTGACACTGCTGGACTACCTGCTCAAGACGGGCTCGGAGCGCGTGGCCCACCAATGCCGTGAGAACCTCTACACCATCCAGACACTCAAGGACTTCCAGTACATTGACCGTGATGGCAAGGACCAAGGCGTCAACGTTCGGGAGAAGGTCAAGCAGGTGATGGCTCTGCTCAAAGATGAGGAGCGCCTGCGGCAAGAGCGAACCCACGCTCTCAAGACCAAAGAGAGAATGGCCCTGGAAGGCATGGGCATTGGCAGCGGGCAGCTGGGCTTCAGCCGAAGATCTCGgggctccccctcctcctacaccT CGGCATCCTCATCCCCGCGCTATGCCTCAGACCTGGAGCAGGCACGGCCCCAGACGTCTGGAGAAGAAGAACTGCAGCTGCAGCTGGCCTTGGCCATGAGCCGTGAGGAGGCTGAAAAG CCAGTCCCCCCAGCCTCTCACAGGGATGAGGACCTACAGCTGCAGCTGGCTCTGAGCCTGAGCCGGCAGGAGCATGAGAAG GGAGTGAGGTCCTGGAAGGAAGATGACTCTCCAGTGGCGAATGGCGCAGAACCTGCTGGCCATCGGCGGCGGGACAGAGAGcctgggagagaagagagaaaggaggaggagaagctgaAAACTAGTCAG TCCTCCATCCTGGACTTGGCGGACATCTTCGCACCTGCCCCAGCCCTGCCTTCCACACACTGCTCTGCTGACCCATGGGACATCCCAG gtcTCAGGCCGAACACTGAGCCAAGTGGCTCTTCCTGGGGACCTTCGGCAGACCCCTGGTCTCCAGTTCCCTCTGGACATGCCCTGTCCCGAAGCCAGCCTTGGGATTTGCTTCCTACTCTTTCCTCTTCCGAGCCCTGGGGCAGGACCCCAGTGCTGCCTGCCGGATCCCCCATGGCAGACCCCTGGGCACCAAGCTCCCCCAACCGCaaactccccagcactggaacaGACCCTTGGGGGGCCTCTCTGGAGACTTCTGATGCCTCTG CTCTAGGTGGTGCCTCGTCCTTCGACCCATTTGCCAAACCTCTGGAATCCACAGAGCCGAAGGAGAGCCTGGACGGTGCCCAGGCCCTGGCCACGGGAAAGTCTAGCAGTCCTGTGG AACTAGACCCATTTGGAGACACCAGTCCCAGTTGCAAGCAAAATGGCATGAAGGACTCTGAAGCCCTTGATCTGGGTGTTCTAGGGGAGGCGctgcagtcaggaaaggagtcgCGCCCCTGCCGGACTCCGGAGTCCTTCCTGGGCCCCTCCGCCTCTTCTTTGGTCAACCTGGACTCACTAGTCAAGACACCCCTGGCTGCAAGGACCCGGAACCCCTTCCTGACAG GTCTGGGTGCTCCGTCCCCAACTAACCCGTTTGGCGCGGGCGAGCAGGGCAGGCCAACCCTGAACCAGATGCGCACCGGCTCGCCCGCGCTGGGTCTGCCGGTGGGACCCGTCGGGGCGCCCTTGGGCTCCATGACCTACAGCGCCTCCCTGCCCCTCCCGCTCAGTAGCGTGCCGGTCGGCGCGACCCTCCCCGCCTCGATCAGCGTCTTCCCGCAAGCCGGAGCCTTCGCCCCGCCGCCCGCGAGTCTGCCTCAGCCGCTGCTGCCCACGTCTGGCCCGGCGGGACCTCTGCCCCCGCAGGCTGGCACCAATCCCTTCCTTTGA